The following is a genomic window from Xyrauchen texanus isolate HMW12.3.18 chromosome 6, RBS_HiC_50CHRs, whole genome shotgun sequence.
aaTCAAATAGCCACTTGTTTTTGAATACCAGACTCTAAAAGGAAAGTCGAATGACCAAAAGATACGGACCCACGGGCTATTTTTCCAATTTCTTATTTTAACTTGAGCATTAAATCGAACTGACAAAAAacaagtcattattttttttttttaatattggttttgtaaacGGATTATGAAataacaagtgtttttttttcctttttctgaaATTGTGAATTCCTaatatgaaatgaatgaatgattcaCGGACTATCTGGAATGGTAGCTATAAGGGTGATACAATTaggaaattatcatttttgggtgaactatccctttaatatatatatattaaagggatagttcacccaaaaatgatatttCTAATGGATACATTTACTTATTCTGCTAATATGGTCATTGATATATATCAATGACCATATTAGCAGAATAAGTAAATGTATCCATCTCTTAAAGCTGTAGATGTTACATTTAAACAAAGCAAGATATTTTCAAGATTAATAGTTGGCTACACTTTGGGACAATTATGTAAAATGTAGCATAATGCATACATATAAGTATAGCATCTCAATAGaaaagccaaaataaaaaaaaaactttaatgtaATTTAGCAATTTACAATGCAGTCAGTCTTGGTGGTGGAGTTATCAACACTTCTAAGGTTTGAGCAAGTTATTCGTGAACGAAAACCCTCAATATCTGCAGTCTGGTGACTGCTACATGTGATGTGAAATTGGACACATTtgtttgtaaattattatttaaaccaATTTTATGGAAAAATTTACATAAGGATGGATTCAAGAATGATTTGAGTAGaaatgtgtgtgtacatttttggTAAACCCATTCTTCCGTAAATTCCGCCActgaattgaaaaatgtaattcaatgacaaaaacaaacagaacacattTGTGTGTAAATTGTTAATAGTAGCATTCTTCCATAAATATCCCCATTGAATTTAACAGGACATTTACATGAGGATGGATTCATGAATGGTTTTTACACAAATCtttctcatgtttcatgaattgtgtttattttgaatCTCACAGAAACCCTCACCCTTACCTTAGTAGCAGCTAATGTGAATAAAAGTTATGAAAACCTTTACATTATAATAACAATATGTAACACTATTGTCTCTAAGGATTTTCTTAACTTTAGGTGTTTTTTGTAAATCTTGAAACTAACAATTGTAGAGTCATATTTCATACGATAAtcacaaaacatttgacaaaGTCTTGTCAGTAGAGCTGCGAAATGTCATCCATTGACTGTTCCAGGCGCTATCCTGCGTATATGTGTGTAGGATTTCCTGAGTGTCACACTACCATGATGAGACACTCCACGCGGCAGCACACACTCCTCAGTCAACTTTTTCACCTCTGGGTCCCAGCACAATACAGTTGCGATAACCTCATTCTTGTCGTCACGACCACCAGTAATAAAGAGCTTGTTGTTGCATGCAGCAATGCCACAGCTGGCCCTCTCACATCCCAGCTGGGTTACTAGTGTCCAGCAGTCTTCAAGAGGACTGTAGGAATACAAAGCCTTCATCGCTCCACCTTTATTGTAGAGAGTTGCATAGTTTACAGTCCCCAAAATGAATGCAGTAATTTCTGGTGTTCAAGCTGAAACATCATGACAATAAAAGGAGCAAAGAATACAAAAAATACCAACCAACAACATAGATGGAATCCTTAAAAGTGACAGCATTTGTGCATTTGGCCTCAGTGGGCATTGGGCATTTTAAGGTCCATGTATTTGATGTTGAATCAAAGCACTGCATGCTGTTTGTGGCTAGCTTGCCATTGGGGCCTCCACCAATCACAAAGATGCACTTGTCATAGCTGGCAGCAGAGAAGGAGCTTACACTCTGCATGAGGGGAGCTGCCTTGAAGGTGGATAAAAAAACTCATGAGAGTGCAATCTGTATTTCTTATGTGAGATTTAATTTAACCTATTTACaaaaggttaaagggatagttcaccccaaaataaatactctctaatcatttaatcacccttatgatatcccaggtgtgtatgacttcctttcttcagcagaacatatcttagctcagtaggtccttaaatcaagtggatggtgattaaacatttgaagctccaaaaatcacagacagtccgCATAAACATAGTCGATACGACTTCAaaggttaaatgaatgtcttaaaAGATAGGGTGagtaaagggtgagtaaatgatgagagaattttcatttttgggtgaactaaccttttaaagtAAACATCAGAAATCCCCTTAAAAATGTCATGATAGGCTGTGGAAGGTAGCTAATGTAGCATAGTGCTCATTAAGCcttcattcatttttacatggttgaatgaaagactcgagggTGGGTCTTTTAGTGTAGTATCTTAACAAGGGCTTATTTGACCTTGCCCTGGGTTGGAAATGTGGTGACCCAATACATTATGAACAAATATGAACTGCATAATGGATAATATGGACTTCTAAAGAAGTGCATAACTGATACAGACGCAAAAGTTTGGGCACTCAGGAACTGTCCACGTTAATTAAGCTCTAATaccatacaaaaaaaacaaaacgtaaAACTCTATTTACAGTTGTGTCTTCAGAACGTACCTCTGTCCAGCAGTTGTGAAATGGATCATATGCTTCGACACTGTTCACTCTCTGTATTCCATCAAATCCACCCAATACATAAACCTTTCCTCCAACAACTGCCATCTTGTGTCTCCAGCGTCCAGTGTTGAGATACTCTATCTGGATCCATTTGTTTAGTGATGCATTATACTTCCACACATCATGCAACGTTTCCTTGCCACCTGTAAGATCGTAGCTTACAAGGATCAAtgacttttaaagcattttgcaAAACTGTATAGAATTTATATTGTACATTAGTTACCAGGCAAAGAAGAAATAGACTTTATATTTACTGTCACTGTAAAAACACTTCCACTTCATAACTTACAAAATGATAACTCACCAAAGTGCCtgacaatgtaatgtaatgttgcTTACCAGATATGAACACTTCATTTCTGAAGGTGACACAGGCAAACTCCACCcactttttattttcattctcGGATTCCATCTCAGTGTTTGGCAATTTTGCCACCTCTAAGCGGCTCCTGCGCAGTGGGTCCAGACAAGTCACCTCCGACACAAACTTCTCATCCTTTGTGCACCCTCCAATGATCATGAAAACCTCTGACTGGAACTCTCGCACTCTTGGTTTGGTGCGCTCAGAGATCACCTATAAACCAAAATGTAGGTCATTTTATGTGTTTGAAGAATGGAGCTGCTCTCTCAATCAAGGATGCACAAGAGAGTGTAATTAAGCAGTAGCACACAGGCAAGAGAGCTGCTGTACATACATTTCCTAACTTTTCACCTCACTTTTATGGGATGCTTAAGCATTTTGGCACTTTAATATGATGTCATACTTGAATACGAGACATAGCTTCAACACAGGATGCTGGGTATTCCCCTTGAGCATTTCACCGCTTAAAAATGGCCTTTATCACATTAGAAACATCTCTAACTATTGACGAGAATGACAACGATGCAGTGAGGGATAAGACTTACAGTCTTCAACGCTTTCAAGAAATTccaatagacaaaaaaaaaaaaaaaaactccagaaaacacgAGTTGTAGAAAATTGTATGTGATCTATGAGCTTTAGTCAGTGCGTgacattgaagagactgtaagccTATCCCTCATAGCCTCTTTTTCATTCACGTTTAAAATCAAATATGCCGCCATTGGTGGCacaggcaggctaaatacatacaaattgtgcagtttttatttaatgtgctgagtaatgtCATTttccccaccgtgtccgatattaaaatcagtgtgacacACGTTGCAAAAGTCGTGGGAATCGacgatatggcttcgagatattaaattaaattcttctgttcagctgttgttaaatttacatgtatatttagttttttttcaccggagcaccacctgaatcttctcctcccatctacggGATTGTcgcgggaaaaacgggagtgttgttAGGTATGCATTTAAGCCTCTCCTTCACTCTAGAACAgtttttcctccaccgaaaactgAGACTTTCAGAAACGCACTCAATTACTGCATACTTTTGAAAattatgacattaggaaactgaaaattgaGTTTTTCAGACTTCAAAGTAGTAATCTGGATGTGGCCTTACTTCGCACAATGATTCACTGTTCAGCAGTTCCAAATTGGAATGTTgcctttttaatcaaattacaggACTGGAATTAACTGTTGTGTAGTTGCATTAATATTGTTAATTGATAGGTCTGAAGTGGAGTATAATGTTTGTGACAACACTGTTGGTTTTCCTAACTCTTTATGAAACATTTTCTGataaagatctaaaaaaaaaaaaaacagaagcctTTCCACGTCATCATAACAGTTATAAATCCTATGCTTGGATTTCACTTCCTATATTTTAACGAACTGTTTCATGCTCTGACCACTTTAACAATATCAAACAAACTAGAATTCAGAAGAAAGGTCACCTTGAAAAGACCATTAAAACATTGAAAGTATTTTGCCTTTATTACAGACCTCTTTCCCTGAGAGATGATACAGTCTGGCCTCCTGCAGAAGTGGGAACACCTCGCCACATTTGCGTATAAGAGGGTCTCCTTCCACCCTTTCTACAAAGTACCATGGGTCCAACAATGGAAGCCGCACGTGTGAGAGGACAAGGGACAGCAGAGTCACCCTTTCGTGCTCACGAGCCCTCACCCAGCGTATAACTGTTTCAAACACCTGCTCCTCCTCTGTTACCCCCAAGTCATCATGCTGGAGCAGACTGACCAACACATCTACAGGAAGCTCCAGGATTTCATCATTCTCTATTATTTGGGAAAAGTTTTGGATAATAAAGCTGTGGACCTGGGCTTTGAGAGACACCAGTGAGTGGACATCGGCTAGGTGCAGGATGCCCACACAGTTTTCAGGGTGTAGGGCCTCCGCAAGGTAACTGGCACAGGCATCAACCATACGTGGAAACTGCAATAAACATGGATTCAGCTAGATGTAATTACAGAATAGAAAGCTATTGTATGCATTTTTACttaataaaatcatacagatctgTGGTTTGGTAACAGGTTAGCATCATGTAAAATGATTATACCATAAAGTCATACAGTTACAACAGTCATTCATACCGCAATGACATCGGAATGCTCAATTTGTACATTAAATCAACAAACCAAAAATCtccatatacagtatctcacaaaagtgagtacacccctcacatttctgtaaatatttgattatatcttttcatgtgacaacactgaagaactgacactttgctacaatgtaaagtagtgagtgtacagcttgtataacagtgtaaatttgctgtcccctcaaaataactaaacacacagccattaatgtctaaaccgctggcaacaaaagtgagtacacccctaagtgaaaatgtccaaattgggcccagtgtcaatattttgtgtggccaccattattttccaacACTGCTTTAaccatggagttcaccagagcttcacaggttgccactggagtccccttccactcctccatgacgacatcactgagctggtggatgttagagactttgtgctcctccaccttccttttgaggatgccccacagatgctcaatagggtttaggtctggagacatgcttggccagtccatcacctttaccctcagcttctttagcatggcagtggtcatcttggagatGTGTTTGGGGtagttatcatgctggaatactgccctgcggcccagtctccgaagggaggggatcatgctctgcttcagtatgtcacagtacatgttggaattcatggttccctcaatgaactgttgctccccagtgccggcagcactcatgcagccccagaccatgacactcccaccaccatgcttgactgtaggcaagacacacttgtctttgtactcctcacccggtttccgccacacacgcttgacaccatctgaaccaaataagtttatcttggtctcatcagaacacaggacatggttccagaaatccatgtccttagtctgcttgtcttcagcaaactgtttgcagtgCATcgtctttagaagaggcttccttctgggatgacagccatgcagaccaatttgatgcagtgtgcgtgTATGGTCTgcgcactgacaggctgacccccccaccccttcaacctctgcagcaatgctggcagcactcatacatctatttcccaaagacaacctctggatatgacgctgagcatgtgcactcaacttctttagttgaccatggcgaggcctattctgagtggaacctgtcccgttaaactgctgtatggtcttggccaccgtgctgcagctcagtgtcatgaggtgccatgttgaacttccagtgaccagtatgagggagtgtgagagcgatgacaccaaatttaacacacctgctccccattcacacctgagatcttgtaacactaatgagtcacatgacaccaaggagggaaaatggctaattgggcccaatttggacattttcactcaggGGTGTACtgacttttgttgccagcggtttagacattaatggctgtgtgttattttgaggggacagcaaatctacactgttatacaagctttaaactcatttacattatagcaaagtgtcatttcttctgtgttgtcacatgaaaagatataatcaaatatttacaaaaatgtgaggggtgtactcacttttgtgagatactgtatatctgCATTGTTGAAATTCTGTGTGGTATAACTCTCTTCAAAATAACAGGAAGCAATTATATTTCaacaaacaaaattaaaccaCACTGTACATActataagcggttgacgatggatggatggatggatgtacataCTATACCAACTATATACAGCGAATGTTCGCCCCACCTAGCTACCCAAGCTTAGATCTGACTACTAAAACTGAAAATTATGATCTCAGCAAACAATGTACAGTTTCACTTCCTTGTTATGCTACTATTGTGGGGGTTCTGACATCTTCACCACCATGGGTGGTGAACTGGGGAagtaaacagaaaaataattgtCCCCACACCCACAACAAATCTAGAACATAAAATGGGAGTACTTTGCATAACAGAAAATTTTTGAACAAGTTGTTATTCTAGCATTAAAACGTACTATTCTCCACAAGGTAAATATATACTCATGATAGTTAAAAGTTGTGATAGTACTAACCTGAAAAAGGCTGGCTGCCTCAAGCGTTCTCTGAACATTGTCCTTGGTTATGGTGACTTTGCTGGTGTAAGTGTATTCTAAGAGGTTTCTCATAGTCTCGGCATCAAGACCTTTAATATTTATATTCTCTTCATGTTTTTCTCTGTGGTCATTACAAAACATTGCTctacacaaattaaaatattaaaataaataacattaaaaaaaaatcttaaccaGAAACAGTgctttttgagagagagagagaaaaaaatgaaacaaaactaaaGTTCATGTATTCCACATCAAATGAAATGATTGCACTATTGGCTGACCTGAAATAATGACTGGCTGCAGCGAGGACCACTCGATGGCAAGGAAAGCTCTGGCTCTGTACATGGAGAATGACATCTGTTAAGCTATCCTCTAGCCGAAGACTGTGTagtccattttgcaagtgaatgGCAAACCCCAAGTCTTCAAATGCAACCTGACCATCCTCCTGGCTCTTTTGCATTGAGCTCTCCAGCATGCTCAGACCACAGGCAAAGCCTTCAATCTTGGCAGATGGAGGGCATTCGGATTTATTCTCCAAAGAGTCACCCATGATTTGATGACCTGTCACACCATGAGATGTCTAAATGTTGGCGAAACACTTGAACAGAAAGCTGAATTGTTCTTTCCTAACACGCAAGCTTCCTGTTTTCACAACGGCTCTAAATTCACACTCAGTGAATTGAAGAGGTCTGGTGTAAAAAGAGGAAGTACTGAAACCTCTCATATCCAGCTCTAACAATGGAAGTCACATAGACTGACTGTTTGTTCCGCTGTTGtccattttgtaaaaatgtatgcttttaaaGTACATGTTATTAAAGGGGAAAGTGGAAATAAAGGGAAGGTGAAACCAGCATATTTCACATTCTGGGGCCTTTGAAGATACAGTATGTCAATAATTCATTagaatcaataaaataaatctcTTAATTTTGCTGCCATAGACAACCTCTAAAAAGGATTGGTAATAAAGTGGGAccaactttacattaaggttctaTTTGCTAACATTAGGAACTATGAACTAACCATAAACAGTATTTTTTCCCACAGCATTTATTATCTTGGTTactgttaatttataaaaaaaatacaactgatcaatattagttcataatgcagtaactaatgttaatgtataaaaCTTCTAATTTTAAAAcctattagttaatgttaataactgctttaaaagtattgttcattgttaattcatgttaataaTTGAATGATGCATGATGCAATTAGCAATACAAGTTAAATACATTTACCAGCTAATCTTACAGATTCAAAAGTATTtgcaaattcaaaagtctattttaataatttacaaaGGATATGCTTTAAGGCATTttcatcaataataaaaaaaacaaacaaaaagaaattgTATCTCAGGAAATAAGCAGAAAACAGACAAAAAGTTTACTCTAATAGAATGTatgaacaaatgaaaatgtttcttGGTAAAATGTAGTTTACTTGAAAAACAAGTTAGATTTAACATGCAAAGAACATAGCAAATTAATTATTTCTAAGACAATAATAAATTCTGGTAACTTCTGTCAGATTGttagttaaaatataaaatactgtatacatacacatAAATAGAAGACAGCTAGTCAAAAATGTCCCAaatcctgtttttgttttttcatttcggCATGCTAATCGAAGTACATAATATACAAAACTATTAAATCAACTTTAGGTGTTTAGGGTTTTGTTCTAACCAAGTCAACAAAAATTtggaaattgttcatttaattt
Proteins encoded in this region:
- the klhl6 gene encoding kelch-like protein 6 isoform X2; translated protein: MGDSLENKSECPPSAKIEGFACGLSMLESSMQKSQEDGQVAFEDLGFAIHLQNGLHSLRLEDSLTDVILHVQSQSFPCHRVVLAAASHYFRAMFCNDHREKHEENINIKGLDAETMRNLLEYTYTSKVTITKDNVQRTLEAASLFQFPRMVDACASYLAEALHPENCVGILHLADVHSLVSLKAQVHSFIIQNFSQIIENDEILELPVDVLVSLLQHDDLGVTEEEQVFETVIRWVRAREHERVTLLSLVLSHVRLPLLDPWYFVERVEGDPLIRKCGEVFPLLQEARLYHLSGKEVISERTKPRVREFQSEVFMIIGGCTKDEKFVSEVTCLDPLRRSRLEVAKLPNTEMESENENKKWVEFACVTFRNEVFISGGKETLHDVWKYNASLNKWIQIEYLNTGRWRHKMAVVGGKVYVLGGFDGIQRVNSVEAYDPFHNCWTELPSCRV
- the klhl6 gene encoding kelch-like protein 6 isoform X1 — its product is MGDSLENKSECPPSAKIEGFACGLSMLESSMQKSQEDGQVAFEDLGFAIHLQNGLHSLRLEDSLTDVILHVQSQSFPCHRVVLAAASHYFRAMFCNDHREKHEENINIKGLDAETMRNLLEYTYTSKVTITKDNVQRTLEAASLFQFPRMVDACASYLAEALHPENCVGILHLADVHSLVSLKAQVHSFIIQNFSQIIENDEILELPVDVLVSLLQHDDLGVTEEEQVFETVIRWVRAREHERVTLLSLVLSHVRLPLLDPWYFVERVEGDPLIRKCGEVFPLLQEARLYHLSGKEVISERTKPRVREFQSEVFMIIGGCTKDEKFVSEVTCLDPLRRSRLEVAKLPNTEMESENENKKWVEFACVTFRNEVFISGGKETLHDVWKYNASLNKWIQIEYLNTGRWRHKMAVVGGKVYVLGGFDGIQRVNSVEAYDPFHNCWTEAAPLMQSVSSFSAASYDKCIFVIGGGPNGKLATNSMQCFDSTSNTWTLKCPMPTEAKCTNAVTFKDSIYVVGGAMKALYSYSPLEDCWTLVTQLGCERASCGIAACNNKLFITGGRDDKNEVIATVLCWDPEVKKLTEECVLPRGVSHHGSVTLRKSYTHIRRIAPGTVNG